The region TGATATTAAAATAGTTAAGCAAGCTTCCTGAATACAATTAaaagtttctgttctgttttaagACATAGGACTGATAAATCCTCATTTGTTATTCAAGGAGGAAAATGTACCAAGATGACTTAGAGTCAGTGGCTTAAAGAAAATGAGCTGTAAAAGCTTATATAGTTAAACAGCAAATAACCATCAAATTTTCACTCTAAGTCActaaatagatttttatattttcattcccATTCATCAGTGATTTGTTCTCTCTAAAAACCAAGTCTTTGAAAGGAACAAACAGATGGAAGAGACATACTCAGCCCATTTGCAAGGAAGCTGCAAGGTTCACTATTGCACGGATTTTCACCATAGGCACCACCATATGCTGCTTCATAACCCGGAtcgtatttttcttctttcacagcCATCTTCTTTGCATCCTCTGTGAGGAGGGTAAAAGGGATTTAAAACTGACTTGTATACCAATTTTGGAAAAAGCTTTATTCAGAAATTATCATGAACAAATCTTTTTCTTGAATTTCACATATACTGAGATACAGCTTTTGCTTTAAACTCTTTGTAACATATACCAAATTAACTCATAAGAACTGTAAAAACCTATTAGGTTTAATTTTAGGTGAGCCATAATGTTTCTTAGCTCCTCAATATCTGTAGGAATAGACTGGAAGTCCTTGGTAAATGGAGATTTTAGCAGTGACTAACATCTGTTATCAGAGCACTATGGCTGCAAatgaaattgttttgttttctcctgcGTTTAAATCCACAACATGCTTTCtgtaacatatatatacatgacagGAGTGATAATGGCAACATACCTTGGGCTAGCTGTAGGTCAAAGGTATATTGCACCTCTTGAACATCTGTGTTTCGTTCAATGCCTTTCAACTGATCTCTTAAGTCCTTCAGCTTAATGTAGTAATGAACTTTATCCTGGGCTCGAGGAAACTGTGCACATCTCGCACTGGATGATGGCATAACATAGCAGAGCTAGAATCATAAAATCTTACAGTTACAAAAATCTTACAATTCTATTGAATCCACTCATATTGACATCAGAAAATTTATCTTTGGGTTAATAACTTGATACTTATCACATATCAGTATATCAAAATCAATTAACAGTAGTTGtgctgaaattcaaatttgtaaTATTTACTTATGACGAAGTCAACAAACCAAAAACAATGAGGCTTTTATCCCCCAGTATTCATACAAAAAGGGCATATAAGTATACAACAAAAAGTCTTCCCTCCTAATTCTGTTTCTATCCACCTAGCTCTCTTTACCAAGGGCAAGTTCCAGAGGTACTCCATGAATATACAATCAAGTGTCTGATACATGTACTCTCCCTCGCCCCTTTAAAAAGCACACTCTGTATCCCCTGTTGTGCACTTTGCTTTTTTTACTCAACAACTGTAtctcagagataattctgtatcAGATATCTATATCAGAGTTACAGCTTCCTTTTTCGTAGCTGTGTAGTACTTCCACAACTTATTTAACCAGTCACCTGTTGCCATTTAGTTTCCAATCTTTTAATATTACAAGTTGTAGTGAAAAACTTTGTacatatttaatttcaaatatgtaTGAGTTCATCTgttggataaattcctagaagtggaatcgCTAGGAAGAAATACATTTGCATATACCATTTTGGATAATGGAGACAAACTATCCTTCATAGAGCATAACAAAATATGTAAGGACATATATCTTATCAATAAAAGAGTGAGGCTGCTGAATTATGAACTTTAGAGTTGCATTTtcttttggtaatttttaaaaattgaaatataatcagtttacaatgtgtcaatttctggtgtacagcataatgtttcagtcatacatatacatactttttttaatattatttttcattataggttaatatAAGGTAttggatataattccctgtgatatacagaagaaatttgttttttatctattttatgtacagtagttagtatttgcaaatctcgaattcccaatttatcccttcccacctcctttcccctctttaccatgtctgtgagtctgtttctgttgcaatttttaaattggtCTCCAAACTATGTATTACAGAAAAAACCCAAACCATTATTcacttattttgctttgtttatacAGTATTTAGAAAATCCTGATTCATAAAAATATGTAGGTGCAAATGCTACCAAGTTTTGTAATAGCACATTTTCAAATCTCAAGATATCCTTCAATTAAAGTGATCCATAAActtgaaaaagtatttttttcaaagctgaatCATTAATATCATCAATATGTGTGAATATTTCAAGATAAGGAATAAATTTATTAAGATAAATGCACTCACAGATCATTGTAAGAGCTGAAACTACCTGTCTGGATATGATTCAAGGTCACTTATTATTGCATAGCTATGATCACATATCCAGGAGATGTACCTGAGCCTCCTCATCTGGCACTGAAGGGACAATAATGTAGTGATCTATAGGAAGTGGTGAACCCTTCCGTATAGTTTCACCCAAGTAGACAAGGGTAGGCCTCAATTTAAAGAAAGACCAGTGCTACAACCTACTTTATCAATCACTTATTCATAAgaagttaaaaacagaagaagttttggctcacacaggcaccttctagtctgtgtggcctgctgtcaTCTGTGGCAGCATACCCCTAATAAACTTTtccttcaacttaaaaaaaaagaagagattttaaaataagttaaaatatatatcgATGGCAGAAACTTTATTCTGAGGTCTCCACAACAACTTGTTGGCACACTGGCTTCTCATCATTTAGAATATTATCTATAACACAGAAGtctgtgcatgtgtatttttattttagaagttgtaaacaaaattcaaaactatttaaGAAGCAAAATTTAGACGAAATACCAGAAGAGACTCCACAGAAATTATAGAGTTTGAAAACCAATGTGTTATTTCATCATGCCTTTATGTATAAAGATAATAGTACCAAATGCCAGTCAGGTTGGCCAGATGCCTGTCTACAACTGGGCTGTGCTGTTTATATTGCTCTAAAATGAGACTGGGCTGAGATATATAAAAAGGGAGTGATTAGCAATTTCACTAATCAGGCTCATGTCTATATTAACTTGTTTCACATATGAATACGGGCTAACCCACTTGCATTTGACAAGAATATGCCATTAAATATATCTTGAATATAGCATGTGAACCAGTTCCTCTCAATATTTTAGCCAAATAACATAACATCATAAAGatatttatttgataaatgtttcttttctaatAAAACTGTAACACTATCTGAATTAACTTGCAACTTTTAGTTCAAGTTGATATATAGATATTATTCAATAAAATACAGTGTTTTTTAATGGTATAAATTACAATGGATAGGACAAATAAAACGGGACACTagctagaaaaaaattcatatttagttgatttacaaatgTAATTGTAAGGACTTACAGTTTCTGTGTCTGGGATCTTATGGGGTTGAAGTCCAAATTCTAAATTCTTAACCTTTACTCCAAAAACTTCCTTACTAAAAATTTCATAAATACCTAAAATGAAATACAGACATATTTACATTGCCCATAATGttagcaaagaaaaaagataaaatttaaaagtaaatcttACATTTTCCATTAAACACTGCTATTCGCGGCTGATATTTCTGTAATTTCTGCACTAGAATACGTCCTCCTTCACGAAATTCTTTactaaaattgaattaaaaagtaGTCAAAACATAAATATGGCAATATTTATAATATGCTAAATTCAGATAGCTTTCAATAAAAGATCAAATCGCACATTTGTTAAGCTCAGCTTGAACCAGAGCCACAGGATGTTCCTGGGGTACATGAGGCAACATCATGGTCAAGGTTCcaactgtaaaaataaatgttatgtaaTCACCTGGAGAGATCCTTGCTGCCTGGTGTTGTCCTTTCCACCATATTGGTAAATCCAATACCATACTTCCCTGGTAAAGTGTGATCATCCATGTGACTCAGCTGGACCTCACTCAGCCCTGACATAAATAGACACTTCCCTGTGAAAAAGAGAGTTCAGTTTatttctgtaaaaggccaaagGTTTTTCTGCCCCATGAATTAATGTGGTTGTCTACAGTctattcttgaaattaaaaaaaaaaaaaaatttaggatattttaaaaattataccatAAGTCAACTACTGTGTCAAGCAGTTACTATATGCTAGATACTATGCTAAGTCCTTCACATGGATTATCTCATTAAATCATCATAACTATCTTATGAGATACTATTattacttttctcctttttacagGAGGTCAAGGTAAATGCTTGTTGAGTACACAGCTAGTCAGGGTACGAAACTCTGaaactgttttgctttttagtaaCTGGAAGTACCACTACCTGCCCCTGGGATACCTCAAACAGATACCTCATACACCAATGGACTGAGAACATTCAAACACTTTAATAGAGATAATATGTTATTGGTTCCAAAACCACATTACTATCATTTGtcctaaaaatttttaatgttgctCTTAGATAACCAAGTAGTATTTCCTGATTGTCTACTGCATGCCTTGTTCTATTAGGCAGTGTTAGATAAGATGATCTATATATAGGACAATACAGCAGCAGGGAGATTGATCTTAAAGCTCACTCTGTAAGTATGAAGGTCTTTAATACTATTTCCTGCAGGATACAAAGTATCTGTGGAGAATGTCCCCAATCAGAGCATTTCTTAGCTATTACAACTTATTTGCCAATGCATTTCATTTCTCCTAGGAAATAAGATTAGTAGAAAGCTGGAGAGTAAGGATTCTGTCTGCACTGGCACAATGATGTACCATTGTTACTATGTCTgtagataacaactgaaaaaaaaaatttaaaaaaggtagTGAAACTCATTAAGAACAATTCAAACGAAAAAGAAAGTACTCCTTTTCATGCTCCTCCACTCTTACatgccaaaatgttaacagtcCCAGATCATTCTAAaccttttatttttgtgtatgcacACACAGAAAAGATGTATGTGTATTTACTCAAACATACAGTCTCTTTTTAGAacaaaatttggtttaaaaaacaaaacccaaactatTAACAAAGATAActagtttaaaagtaaaatataacaaAAGTAGTCACTTACAAAAATGGTTTCCAGGTCCAGGGTAATGATGCCCTTTGTAAGCAGCCATTAGTCCTGGGTTTATGCCAATCTACAAAACAACATGTTTATACGTTTTAGCCTTGAAAAGTAGGTTTAAGCCTTAGGGCTTCTGTGGAGAAGTGATGGACAAAATTACATTGATAAAAATTTAATCCAGCATTTTAAGCAATATCTTTATCAATTATCTACTCTTGA is a window of Camelus bactrianus isolate YW-2024 breed Bactrian camel chromosome 12, ASM4877302v1, whole genome shotgun sequence DNA encoding:
- the TDG gene encoding G/T mismatch-specific thymine DNA glycosylase isoform X1 → MEAENTGSYSLQQTQAFYTFPLQQVMAEVPNVTVMNEQEIPADVPAPAPAQEPIPETPKGRKRKPRTTEPKKPVEPKKPAEAKKSGKSTKSKEKQEKITDTFKVKRKVDRFNGVSEAELLTKTLPDILTFNLDIVIIGINPGLMAAYKGHHYPGPGNHFWKCLFMSGLSEVQLSHMDDHTLPGKYGIGFTNMVERTTPGSKDLSSKEFREGGRILVQKLQKYQPRIAVFNGKCIYEIFSKEVFGVKVKNLEFGLQPHKIPDTETLCYVMPSSSARCAQFPRAQDKVHYYIKLKDLRDQLKGIERNTDVQEVQYTFDLQLAQEDAKKMAVKEEKYDPGYEAAYGGAYGENPCNSEPCSFLANGLTPHPAADNGESTFNDIPNGH
- the TDG gene encoding G/T mismatch-specific thymine DNA glycosylase isoform X2, which gives rise to MEAENTGSYSLQQTQAFYTFPLQQVMAEVPNVTVMNEQEIPADVPAPAPAQEPIPETPKGRKRKPRTTEPKKPVEPKKPAEAKKSGKSTKSKEKQEKITDTFKVKRKVDRFNGVSEAELLTKTLPDILTFNLDIVIIGINPGLMAAYKGHHYPGPGNHFWKCLFMSGLSEVQLSHMDDHTLPGKYGIGFTNMVERTTPGSKDLSSKEFREGGRILVQKLQKYQPRIAVFNGKCIYEIFSKEVFGVKVKNLEFGLQPHKIPDTETLCYVMPSSSARCAQFPRAQDKVHYYIKLKDLRDQLKGIERNTDVQEVQYTFDLQLAQEDAKKMAVKEEKYDPGYEAAYGGAYAPHPAADNGESTFNDIPNGH